From Rhodopseudomonas palustris:
CGTGGCGTGCCGCGCCATGTCGGGGCTCGCCAGCCACGCCATCATCGGCGGCGGCGGGCTGCCGCGCTTGCTGGCGATCGACTCGTCGTAGATCGCCCGCTGGTCGTCGGTCATTTCGCCAGGCGAAAGAAGTTGCAGCCGCATGCTCGTTGCCTCTCGTTGCGTTGTCGACCCCTAGCACATCGACGCAGGATCGCGTCACGGCGCCGCCGATCCAGATGTTGAATTTCGCTCCGCGCCGGCTAAGGTCGCGGCCAACAAGAGCAACCGATCGCGCTCGCGATCGCCGGATGGAAACACGCCGATGTCAGACGCCGCCTCCCCCGATCTCGACCAATTCCGCAGCGACACCCGCGCCTGGCTCGAAGCCAATTGCCCGGCCGAGATGCGCACGCCGATGCAGGGCGACGAGGACAATTTCTGGGGCGGCCGCAACGCCAAATTCGCCTCCGACGCGCAAAAGGTCTGGTTCGAGCGGATGCGCGACAAGGGGTGGACCGTGCCGGACTGGCCGACGCAATATGGCGGCGGCGGTCTCGATCCCGCGCAAGCCAAGGTGCTGCGCGAAGAAATGGCCGCGATCGGCGCGCGCTCGCCGCTGTCGTCGTTCGGCATCTGGATGCTCGGGCCGGCCTTGCTGAAATACGGCAACGAGGCGCAGAAGGCCGAGCACCTGCCGCAAATTGCGCGCGGCGAAATCCGGTGGTGTCAGGGCTATTCCGAGCCGAATGCCGGCTCCGACCTCGCCTCGCTGCAGACCCGCGCCGTGCCCGACGGCGACGACTTCATCATCAACGGCTCGAAGATCTGGACCAGCTACGCCAACTACGCCGACTGGATTTTCTGCCTGGTGCGGACCGATGCCAGCGCCAAGAAGCACGACGGCATCAGCTTCATCCTGTTCGACATGACGTCGCCCGGCGTGACCACCAAGCCGATCCTCTTGATCTCCGGCAAGTCGCCGTTCTGCGAGACCTTCTTCGACAACGTCCGGGTGCCGCAATCGCACGTGGTCGGCACCGTCAACCGCGGCTGGGACGTGGCGAAATATCTGCTGCAGCACGAGCGCGCGATGATCTCCGGCATGGGCGGGCGCGACGGCGGCCGGCCGCTCGGCCAGGTCGCAGCCGATTCGCTCGGCACCGACGACCGGGGCAAGCTCGACGATCCGATCCTGCGCGGCCAGATCGCTTCGTTCGATATCGACGAGGCGGCGCTCGCCTGCGCGGCGGAGCGCGCGGTCGATCTGGCCAAGGCCGGCCAGCTGCATCCGGCGTTTTCCTCGGCGATGAAGTACTACGGCACCGAGCTGAACAAGCGCCGCCACGAGATCCTGATGTCGGCGGGCGGCATCGACGCGCTGGAATGGGAGAGCGAGCGCTCGAACGACGGCGCCCGCGCCCGCGCCTGGCTGCGCACCAAGGCCAACTCGATCGAAGGCGGCACCAGCGAAGTCATGCTCGGCATCGTCGCCAAGCGCATCCTCGATCTGCCGGGGGCTTAAGTACGCCCTCTCCCCGTCATTCCGGGGCGCGCGCAGCGCGAACCCGGAATCCATAACCACCGCAGGGAGTATGGATTCCGGGTCTGCGCCCCGAGGGGCGCATCCCGGAATGACGAACTCTAAAATTTTGCATCTCATCTGATATCTGATCGGGACTTATCACCATGGCTCTCGTCCTCACCGAAGAACAAACTATGCTGCGCGATTCGGCGCGCGGGCTGATCGGCGACACTGCGCCGGTCGCGCACTTCCGCAAGCTGCGCGACGAGCGCGACGCCGCCGGCTTCTCCCGGGATCTCTGGAAGAGTTTTGCCGAAATGGGCTTCGCCGGCCTCTTGGTGCCGGAAGAATTCGGCGGCTCCGGGCTCGGCTGCGTCGAGGCCGGCGTGGTGATGGAGGAGATCGGCCGCAATCTGACGCCGTCGCCGTTTCTCGCGACCGCCGTGCTCGCGGCTTCGGCGATCGCCCGCGGCGGATCGGACGCGCAGAAGAAGGCTTACTTGCCGAAAATCGCCGACGGCTCGCTGATCGCGGCGCTGGCGGTCGATGAAGGCGCCAAGCACCGCCCGTCGAAGATCGCGCTGACCGCGACCCGCGCCGGCAACGGCTTCAAACTGAAAGGCGCCAAGGCGCTGGTGGTCGACGGCCACGTCGCCGACCTGTTGATCGTCGCCGCGCGCAGTGCCGGCCAGCCGGGCGACGCCGACGGGCTGACGCTGTTTCTGGTCGATCCCAAGGCGAAAGGCGTTTCGATCGAGCACACCATCATGGTCGACGCCCACAACGCGGCGCGGATCAGCTTCGACGAGGTTGAAGTGAATGCCGATCAGGTGCTCGGCGAGGTCGATCGCGGGGCGGCGCTGCTCGACACGGTGCTGAACATCGGTCGCGCCGCAGTCGCGGCCGAAATGCTCGGCGTCGCCGACGAGGCGTTCGGCCGCACCGTGGCCTATCTGAAGGAGCGCAAGCAGTTCGGCAAACGGATCGGCGAATTCCAGGCGCTGCAGCACCGCGCCGCGCATCTCTACACCGAGATCGAGATCGTCCGCGCCGCGGTGCTGAAGGCACTGCAGGCGGTCGATACGGACGCCGAACACGCGGGCTTCGCGGTCTCGGTCGCCAAGGCCAAGGCCGGCACGGTGACGACGCTCGCGGTGCAGGAGGGCGTGCAGATGCATGGCGGCATGGGCATGACCGATCAGTTCGACGTCGGCCTGTTCATGAAGCGCGCGCGCGTCCTGCAGGAGCTTTTCGGCGACGCCAACTACCACGCCGAAGCGCTGGCGGAGTGGAAGAAGTATTGAGGATACGGACGTCGGCGTGTCGCCCCCGGTCCGTCATTCCGGGGCGCCGCGCAGCGGCGAACCCGGAATCCCGAGTTTGTTTGCGCTGCTGAGATTCCGGGTTCGCGCTGCGCGCGCCCCGGAATGACGACCGAGAGGTCATTCAGAAGGCGCTGGAGCACCTACAACGAAGACGGTCATCCCCGCCCACAATGGTCATCCCCGCGCATGCGGGGATCCAGTATCCCGGAGCGTTCGTTGCTGATCGCCGACGCTCTGCAATACTGGGTCGCCCGTTTTCGCGGGCGATGACGGCCTGTTGTGTCGCTACCTGATCGGCGGCGCGTACTGGATGCCGCCGGCGCTCCAGAGCTGGTTCAGGCCGCGCGGGATGCCGAGCTTGCCGACGTTGCGGTCGTAGACCTCGCCGTAATTGCCGACGTGGCGGATGATCCGCGCTGCCCAATCCTTGCCGAGGCCGAGCTCTTCGCCATAGGCGCCCTCGGTGCCGACCAGCCGCATCACGTCCGGCTTCTTCGACTTCAGCGCCTCGTCGATGTTCGCCGAGGTGACGCCGAGCTCCTCGGCGTTGATCATCGCGTACAGCGACCATTTCACGATCATCATCCATTCGTCGTCACGCTGGCGGACCACCGGCGCGAGCGGCTCCTTGGAGATCAGATCCGGCAGGATGACGTGGTCGCCCGGCTTCGGCAGCGTCTGGCGTAGCGCGTAGAGCTGCGAGGCGTCGGCCGTGAAGGTGTCGCATTGTCCGCTGTTGTAGGCGGCGACCACCTCGTCGAGCTTGCCGAACTTGACCTCCTGATACTTCATGTTGTTGGCGCGGAAATAGTCGGCGAGGTTGAGCCGCGTCGTGGTGCCGTCCTGGACGCAGACCTTGCTGCCGTCGAGCTCCAGCGCGCTGTCCACCTTGCGCGAGGCGGGCACCATGAAGCCTTCGCCGTCGTAATAGGCGACCGCCGGGAAGTACAGTTCGTAGCCGGCCTCGCGCGACATGCTCCAGGTCGAGTTGCGCGACAGGATGTCGACCTTGCGGCTCTGCAGTTCCTTGAAGCGTTCGTTGGCGTCGAGCGGGACGAACTTCACCTTGTTCGGATCGTCGAAGATCGCCGCCGCCACCGCGCGGCAGAAATCGACGTCGAAGCCGGTCCAGTTGCCTTTTTCGTCCGGCGTCGAGAAGCCCGGCAGGCCCTTGTTGACGCCGCACAGCACGGCGTCGCGCCGGATCGTGCGCTTCAGCGTCTTGGTGTCGTAGCGCTCATAGGTGACGGCGGCGGCGGCGACCACGGCGGCGACGCCGAGGCCGATCAGCAGGCCCTTGCGAAATGACATCGAGAACGTCTCTCTGATTGAGATGAATGTTTGAACGCAGGTTGGGCGGCGTGGACTATAGCGAGGGCTTCTGCCGCACCACGACCTTGGTGCCGACCGGGACGCGCTCGTAGAGATCGGCGACGTCGGCGTTGACCAGCCGGAAGCAGCCGGACGAAATCGCGGTGCCGATCGTGTCGGGGCGGTTGGTGCCGTGGATGCGATAGATGGTCGAGCCGAGATACATCGCGCGGGCGCCGAGCGGATTGCCCGGCCCGCCCGCCATGAAGCGCGGCAGATAGGGCTGGCGCTGGATCATTTCCGGCGGCGGCACCCAATCCGGCCATTCCGCCTTGCGCGAGATCTTCAGCAGGCCCTGCCACTGGAAGCCTTCGCGGCCCACTCCGATTCCGTACCGTAGCGCTCGATTGTTGCCCTGCACGAGATAGAGGTAGCGCTCGGAGGTCTGCACCACGATCGTGCCCGGCGGTTCGCTGGTGCGGAAGAACACCATCTGCTTGCGCAGTTCCGGCGGCAATTCGTAGTCGTCATTGGCGATCAGTCCGGGCTCGTCGCCGACGTCCGGTTGCTGCGCATGGCCGGGCGCGGCGAACAGCAGCAGCGACGCGGCGAATGCGAGCCGGCCGAACAGACGTGACATTCCGATCATCGATACCCCTCCCGACGCTGTCGCGCCGGGCTCTGTATCACGTCAGCCCGGCGCGATCCACAACCGCAGGATCATCGACACCAGCACGACCGCGCCGACGCCGCCGAGCCAGAGCGCTGCGAACCATAGCAACCGTCGCGACAGCGGGCCGGAAGGTTCAAAATTGGACATCGGCGATCGCCGCTTCCTGTTCGGGCTCATGCTCTAATGATAGCCGCTGTCGGGGTCGACCTTGCCGCGAAACACCCAATAGGCCCACGCGGTGTAGGCGAGGATGATCGGCACCAGGATGGCGACCCCGACCAGCATGAAGAGCTGGCTGTTCTCGGGCGCCGCCGCCTGCCAGATGGTGATGCTGCGCGGCACCACATAGGGCCAGATGCTGATGCCGAGCCCGGCATAGGACAGCGCGAACAGGCACAGCGTCAGCAGGAACGGCTGGTAGTCCCGGCGCTGCGCCAGCGCCCGCAGCAGCAGCGCGGTGACGATCGCGACGGCGAGCGGCACCTGCGCGGTGGCGAGCACGTTCGGCCAGGCGAACCATCGCTCCGAATAGTCGTAGCTCAGGAACGGCGTCGCGGCGCTGACGGCGATGATCGCGACCAGCATCGCGAGCAGCAGCCAGCGGCTCAGCCGATAGGCCTCGTCGCGCAGCTCGCCGGTCGTCTTCATCACCAGCCAGGTGGCGCCGAGCATCGCATAGCCGGTCACCAGCGCCAGCCCGGTCAGCACGCTGAACGGCGTCAGCCAATCCCACCAGCCGCCCGCATAGCCGCGGCCCTCCACCGCGATGCCCTGCAGCAGCGCGCCGAGCGCGACGCCCTGCGCCATGGTGGCGATCAGCGAGCCGCCGAAAAACGCCATGTCCCAGCGATTGCGCTCGCGCTGGCTGCGCCAGCGGAATTCGAACGCGACGCCGCGAAACACCAGGCCGAGCAGCATCGCGATGATCGGCGTGTACAGCGCCGGCATCAGCACCGCATAGGCCAGCGGAAACGCCGCGAACAGGCCGCCGCCGCCGAGCACCAGCCAGGTCTCGTTGCCGTCCCATACCGGGGCGACGCTGTTCATGATGACGTCGCGGTCGCGCTTCTGCCGAAACAGCGGAAACAGGATGCCGAGGCCGAGGTCGAAGCCGTCCATCACCACGTAGACGAACACCGCGAACGCGATGATGAAGGCCCAGATGGTCGCGAGATCGTAATCCATGTCAGCCGAACCTGCGGGTGGAGATCGCGGGCGCCGGCGTGATGCCGGCGGCGCGCGACGGGGTTTCGCCGCGCGGGCCTTCCTCGCCGTGATGCGGCGGGTGCGCCATCAGCCGCAGGATGTAGACGGTGCCGGCGATGAACACGGCGAAATACACGATCACGAAGGCGATCAGCGACCACGCCACGGCGGGCGCGGCGAGCGGCGAGACCGAATCCACGGTGCGCAGCAGTCCGAACACGGTGAAAGGCTGCCGTCCGGTTTCGGTCGTGACCCAGCCGGCCAGCACCGCGACGAAGCCGGCCGGCCCCATCGCCAGCGCGAACCGATGCGTCGGCCGCGAGTCGTAGAGCCGTCCGCGCCAGCGCACCCACAGGCCGAGGAATCCGAGCGCCGCCATCAGCAGCCCGAGACCGACCATGATCCGGAACGACCAGAAGGTGATCGGCACCGGCGGCCAGTCTTCGCGCGGCACGGTGTCGAGGCCGGCGAGCGGCGCATCGAGCGAGTGCTTCAGGATCAGCGACGACAGCTTGGGAATCTCGAGCGCGTAGCGCACCACCGCGGCGTCCTGGTCCGGCAGGCCGAACAGGATGAAAGGCGCGCCGTCGGGGTGGCTCTGATAGTGCCCCTCCATCGCCATCACCTTCGCCGGCTGATGCTCCAGCGTATTGAGACCATGGAGATCGCCGGCGAAGATCTGGATCGGGGCGACGATCATCAGCAGCCACATAGCCATCGAGAACATCATCCGCGCGCCCGGCTGCCGCGGATTCTTCAGCAGATGATAGGCGCCGACCGCCCCGACCACGAGCGA
This genomic window contains:
- a CDS encoding acyl-CoA dehydrogenase family protein, with the protein product MSDAASPDLDQFRSDTRAWLEANCPAEMRTPMQGDEDNFWGGRNAKFASDAQKVWFERMRDKGWTVPDWPTQYGGGGLDPAQAKVLREEMAAIGARSPLSSFGIWMLGPALLKYGNEAQKAEHLPQIARGEIRWCQGYSEPNAGSDLASLQTRAVPDGDDFIINGSKIWTSYANYADWIFCLVRTDASAKKHDGISFILFDMTSPGVTTKPILLISGKSPFCETFFDNVRVPQSHVVGTVNRGWDVAKYLLQHERAMISGMGGRDGGRPLGQVAADSLGTDDRGKLDDPILRGQIASFDIDEAALACAAERAVDLAKAGQLHPAFSSAMKYYGTELNKRRHEILMSAGGIDALEWESERSNDGARARAWLRTKANSIEGGTSEVMLGIVAKRILDLPGA
- a CDS encoding acyl-CoA dehydrogenase, which encodes MALVLTEEQTMLRDSARGLIGDTAPVAHFRKLRDERDAAGFSRDLWKSFAEMGFAGLLVPEEFGGSGLGCVEAGVVMEEIGRNLTPSPFLATAVLAASAIARGGSDAQKKAYLPKIADGSLIAALAVDEGAKHRPSKIALTATRAGNGFKLKGAKALVVDGHVADLLIVAARSAGQPGDADGLTLFLVDPKAKGVSIEHTIMVDAHNAARISFDEVEVNADQVLGEVDRGAALLDTVLNIGRAAVAAEMLGVADEAFGRTVAYLKERKQFGKRIGEFQALQHRAAHLYTEIEIVRAAVLKALQAVDTDAEHAGFAVSVAKAKAGTVTTLAVQEGVQMHGGMGMTDQFDVGLFMKRARVLQELFGDANYHAEALAEWKKY
- a CDS encoding amino acid ABC transporter substrate-binding protein, whose product is MSFRKGLLIGLGVAAVVAAAAVTYERYDTKTLKRTIRRDAVLCGVNKGLPGFSTPDEKGNWTGFDVDFCRAVAAAIFDDPNKVKFVPLDANERFKELQSRKVDILSRNSTWSMSREAGYELYFPAVAYYDGEGFMVPASRKVDSALELDGSKVCVQDGTTTRLNLADYFRANNMKYQEVKFGKLDEVVAAYNSGQCDTFTADASQLYALRQTLPKPGDHVILPDLISKEPLAPVVRQRDDEWMMIVKWSLYAMINAEELGVTSANIDEALKSKKPDVMRLVGTEGAYGEELGLGKDWAARIIRHVGNYGEVYDRNVGKLGIPRGLNQLWSAGGIQYAPPIR
- a CDS encoding L,D-transpeptidase, with protein sequence MIGMSRLFGRLAFAASLLLFAAPGHAQQPDVGDEPGLIANDDYELPPELRKQMVFFRTSEPPGTIVVQTSERYLYLVQGNNRALRYGIGVGREGFQWQGLLKISRKAEWPDWVPPPEMIQRQPYLPRFMAGGPGNPLGARAMYLGSTIYRIHGTNRPDTIGTAISSGCFRLVNADVADLYERVPVGTKVVVRQKPSL
- a CDS encoding DUF2474 domain-containing protein; this encodes MSNFEPSGPLSRRLLWFAALWLGGVGAVVLVSMILRLWIAPG
- the cydB gene encoding cytochrome d ubiquinol oxidase subunit II — encoded protein: MDYDLATIWAFIIAFAVFVYVVMDGFDLGLGILFPLFRQKRDRDVIMNSVAPVWDGNETWLVLGGGGLFAAFPLAYAVLMPALYTPIIAMLLGLVFRGVAFEFRWRSQRERNRWDMAFFGGSLIATMAQGVALGALLQGIAVEGRGYAGGWWDWLTPFSVLTGLALVTGYAMLGATWLVMKTTGELRDEAYRLSRWLLLAMLVAIIAVSAATPFLSYDYSERWFAWPNVLATAQVPLAVAIVTALLLRALAQRRDYQPFLLTLCLFALSYAGLGISIWPYVVPRSITIWQAAAPENSQLFMLVGVAILVPIILAYTAWAYWVFRGKVDPDSGYH
- a CDS encoding cytochrome ubiquinol oxidase subunit I, which translates into the protein MFETLDPVVLARLQFAFTVSFHIIFPAFSIGLASYLAVLEALWLWTGREVFINLFNYWMKIFAIAFGMGVVSGIVMSYQFGTNWSVFSDKTGPVLGPLMAYEVLTAFFLEAGFLGVMLFGLKRVGPKLHFVATLMVAIGTLMSAFWILSANSWMHTPAGYAVNADGQFIATDWWKLIFNPSFPYRLAHMVLAAYLTTSLVVGAVGAYHLLKNPRQPGARMMFSMAMWLLMIVAPIQIFAGDLHGLNTLEHQPAKVMAMEGHYQSHPDGAPFILFGLPDQDAAVVRYALEIPKLSSLILKHSLDAPLAGLDTVPREDWPPVPITFWSFRIMVGLGLLMAALGFLGLWVRWRGRLYDSRPTHRFALAMGPAGFVAVLAGWVTTETGRQPFTVFGLLRTVDSVSPLAAPAVAWSLIAFVIVYFAVFIAGTVYILRLMAHPPHHGEEGPRGETPSRAAGITPAPAISTRRFG